In Paraburkholderia sp. BL10I2N1, a single genomic region encodes these proteins:
- a CDS encoding CaiB/BaiF CoA-transferase family protein: protein MKLSGVRVVDLSQFMPGPMLASNLADHGADVIKVEPLTGDAARGSLESDSEFFVALNRGKRSIALDLKHPDGLAVALRLIDEADIVIESSRPGVAARLGIGYDAVSRTNPRLVYCSLTAFGQTGPLSHMPAHDPVIQALAGTLPRDERGAPVTSGASLAALAGSLTALSAVLMALLHARETGRGDFVDISLYDAALTAQPHLTGRALNPVEGDAVETAHGGNAIALLAAYRTADSQWLCLGGRELDFATNLLTPLGRPDLIAVAVGAAGEAQADLRTFLTQVFLTRTLGEWLAWFEGRRVSVAPVLSLREALAHPHTHARQMVKVDAAGRQHGASAIRFRRDPAQPALSIPAIGEHTAEILNTLGYGPEHIAALGSSGAIRAQNATAKA, encoded by the coding sequence ATGAAGCTTTCGGGCGTTCGCGTCGTCGATCTGTCGCAGTTCATGCCGGGGCCGATGCTCGCGTCGAATCTTGCCGATCATGGCGCAGACGTCATCAAGGTCGAACCGCTGACAGGCGACGCCGCCCGCGGCTCGCTGGAATCGGACAGCGAGTTTTTTGTCGCGCTCAATCGGGGCAAGCGGAGCATCGCACTCGATCTGAAACATCCCGATGGTCTTGCCGTCGCATTGAGATTGATCGACGAGGCCGATATCGTGATCGAGTCGTCGCGGCCTGGCGTCGCGGCGCGTCTGGGCATCGGTTACGACGCGGTGAGCCGCACCAATCCTCGTCTCGTCTACTGTTCCCTGACAGCCTTCGGTCAGACAGGCCCCCTTTCGCATATGCCGGCGCATGACCCCGTCATCCAGGCCCTGGCGGGAACCTTGCCACGCGACGAGCGCGGCGCGCCCGTGACGTCGGGCGCATCGCTCGCTGCATTGGCGGGCTCGCTCACGGCATTGTCAGCGGTGTTGATGGCGTTGTTGCACGCGCGCGAAACAGGTCGGGGAGACTTCGTCGACATTTCGCTCTACGACGCAGCGCTGACGGCACAACCGCATCTGACTGGACGCGCGCTCAACCCTGTTGAAGGGGACGCTGTCGAAACCGCGCATGGCGGCAATGCGATTGCCCTGCTCGCCGCGTATCGGACGGCCGATTCGCAATGGCTATGTCTCGGCGGCCGCGAACTCGACTTCGCGACCAATCTGCTGACGCCGCTTGGCCGGCCGGATCTGATTGCCGTCGCGGTCGGAGCCGCCGGCGAAGCACAGGCCGATCTGCGTACGTTCCTCACCCAGGTTTTTCTGACGCGCACGCTGGGCGAATGGCTCGCCTGGTTCGAAGGCCGTCGAGTGAGCGTCGCACCGGTGCTGTCGTTACGTGAGGCGCTCGCGCATCCGCACACTCACGCCCGTCAGATGGTGAAAGTGGACGCTGCCGGCCGCCAGCACGGCGCAAGCGCGATTCGGTTCCGGCGCGATCCAGCACAACCCGCTCTGTCGATACCCGCCATCGGCGAGCACACGGCGGAGATTCTCAACACGCTCGGTTATGGGCCGGAACACATCGCCGCACTCGGTTCATCCGGCGCCATCCGCGCACAGAACGCCACCGCGAAGGCGTAA
- a CDS encoding rubredoxin, translated as MKQWQCIFCGFFYDEAVGLPAEGFPSGTRWADIPDDWACPECGAAKAEFVMIQV; from the coding sequence ATGAAACAATGGCAATGTATATTCTGCGGCTTTTTCTACGACGAAGCAGTCGGTCTCCCGGCGGAAGGTTTTCCATCGGGCACGCGTTGGGCCGACATTCCCGACGATTGGGCTTGCCCGGAATGCGGTGCGGCGAAAGCTGAATTTGTGATGATTCAAGTCTGA
- a CDS encoding cytochrome P450, whose translation MTLPENWSVPDHVPHERVVDFDYMNPPGAADDVHLAWKALHAGPDIVWSPYYGGHWIATRGEDIEAMQKDHTHFSHRSVNIPPLSQVQLVPLELDPPEHTAYRNLITPSFLPKAIASLEDDVRALAVELIEKLAPRGKCEFVSEFAKILPIVIFLRLADLPLSDRERLLEWAEMSVRGKLEERMESQNLLGAYISTWVAERQANAGGDLISLIANAQIDGAPMRPDRMFGMFIVVLFGGLDTVASLMGFIARFLAENPSHRRQLIENPELMISSVDELIRRFGVANTARLVTEDIEYKGVTLKKGDQIQLPNSLFGLDDRKFSNPLDVDLTRKPVLHAAFGNGPHRCPGSFLARTEIKVFLQEWLKRIPDFRIREGDKPRCGSGAVNGMLYLPLTWKVAS comes from the coding sequence ATGACATTGCCAGAGAACTGGAGCGTGCCGGACCATGTACCGCATGAGCGAGTGGTGGATTTTGACTACATGAATCCACCGGGCGCCGCCGATGACGTTCATCTGGCATGGAAGGCGTTGCATGCCGGTCCGGACATCGTGTGGTCTCCATACTATGGTGGACACTGGATCGCAACGCGCGGAGAAGACATCGAAGCGATGCAGAAGGATCATACGCATTTCTCGCATCGCAGCGTCAATATTCCGCCGTTGAGCCAGGTGCAGCTCGTACCGCTCGAACTCGATCCGCCCGAGCATACCGCTTATCGGAACTTGATTACGCCGTCGTTTCTGCCGAAGGCAATCGCTTCGCTCGAAGATGATGTACGCGCCCTCGCCGTGGAGTTAATTGAAAAGCTGGCGCCGCGCGGCAAATGTGAATTCGTTTCCGAGTTCGCCAAGATCTTGCCGATCGTGATTTTTCTGCGCCTTGCCGATCTACCGCTGAGTGACCGTGAACGGCTGCTCGAATGGGCTGAGATGTCGGTTCGCGGCAAGCTCGAGGAACGTATGGAATCGCAGAATCTGCTTGGCGCCTATATCTCTACCTGGGTGGCGGAACGCCAGGCCAACGCGGGCGGCGACCTGATCAGCCTGATCGCGAATGCGCAGATCGACGGCGCACCGATGCGGCCCGATCGCATGTTCGGTATGTTCATCGTTGTGCTGTTCGGCGGTCTCGATACGGTCGCTTCGCTGATGGGCTTCATCGCCCGCTTTCTTGCCGAGAACCCGAGCCATCGACGTCAACTGATCGAGAATCCCGAACTGATGATTTCGTCTGTCGACGAACTGATTCGCCGGTTCGGCGTGGCGAACACGGCGCGGCTCGTCACCGAAGACATCGAGTACAAGGGTGTGACGCTGAAGAAGGGCGACCAGATCCAGTTGCCCAACTCGTTGTTTGGTCTTGACGACCGCAAATTCTCCAATCCGCTCGATGTCGACCTGACCCGCAAGCCGGTGCTGCACGCTGCATTCGGCAATGGACCGCATCGCTGTCCAGGATCGTTCCTCGCGCGCACCGAAATCAAGGTGTTTTTGCAGGAATGGCTGAAGCGCATTCCCGATTTCAGGATTCGCGAAGGTGACAAGCCGCGTTGTGGCTCCGGCGCCGTGAACGGGATGCTTTATCTGCCGCTTACATGGAAAGTCGCGTCCTGA
- a CDS encoding acetyl-CoA hydrolase/transferase C-terminal domain-containing protein: MPKLLQPGSIDFASIVLPGDTIMWGQANAEPVPLTQALVAQRHRIGQFRVFLGAGATDTCKPEHADCIDFVSYCGTGTNRALARAGALDVLPCHYSQFPQMIRSGALKVDVLLLQLAPPDEEGRYSLSIAHEYLIPALDTARIIVAEINDQAPWTYGERYLRDDDLDFTLPTSRAPLENAPGKAGDIELAIAGHVADWIEDGATLQFGLGAIPEAVLARLSDRRDLGVHSGTIGDKVADLMDAGVINNTRKSVDRGLTVAGVMMGSRRIHDFAHRNSAVQFRSTSYTHDPDVLAHIDRFVALNSALEVDLSGQINAEIAGGGYVGAVGGALDFLRAARRAKGGLPVVALPSTTGKGASRIVSTLSGPVSTPRSDAGIIVTEYGVADLRGLTLTQRRERLLAIAHPDYRAVLEHSTSGAA; encoded by the coding sequence ATGCCTAAGCTCCTGCAACCCGGGTCCATCGACTTCGCGTCCATCGTTCTGCCTGGTGACACCATTATGTGGGGTCAGGCAAACGCAGAACCGGTGCCGTTGACCCAGGCGCTCGTCGCGCAACGACACCGTATCGGCCAGTTCCGCGTGTTCCTTGGCGCAGGCGCCACCGATACCTGCAAGCCCGAGCACGCCGACTGCATCGACTTCGTTTCCTACTGCGGCACCGGCACGAATCGCGCACTGGCGCGCGCGGGCGCGCTCGATGTCCTGCCGTGCCACTATTCGCAGTTTCCGCAGATGATCCGCTCCGGTGCGCTCAAGGTAGACGTGCTACTGCTGCAACTCGCGCCGCCGGATGAGGAAGGCCGCTACAGTCTGTCGATCGCACACGAGTATCTGATTCCGGCACTCGACACGGCCCGCATTATCGTCGCCGAGATCAACGATCAGGCGCCGTGGACGTATGGTGAGCGGTATCTGCGCGACGACGATCTCGACTTCACGCTGCCAACATCGCGCGCGCCACTCGAAAACGCGCCAGGAAAAGCTGGCGACATTGAGCTGGCGATAGCCGGTCACGTTGCTGACTGGATCGAAGACGGTGCGACGCTACAGTTCGGTCTCGGTGCGATTCCTGAAGCCGTGCTCGCGCGTCTGTCGGACCGGCGGGACCTTGGCGTTCACTCGGGTACGATCGGCGACAAGGTTGCCGATTTGATGGACGCTGGCGTGATCAACAACACGCGAAAGAGCGTTGACAGGGGGCTGACGGTGGCTGGCGTCATGATGGGCAGCCGCCGCATTCACGACTTCGCGCATCGCAACAGTGCCGTGCAGTTTCGCTCGACGAGCTACACACACGATCCGGACGTGCTGGCCCACATCGACCGTTTTGTCGCGCTCAATTCAGCGCTCGAAGTTGATCTCAGCGGGCAGATCAACGCAGAGATAGCGGGCGGCGGCTATGTCGGCGCGGTCGGCGGCGCACTCGACTTCCTGCGCGCTGCACGGCGCGCCAAAGGCGGCTTGCCCGTGGTCGCCTTGCCTTCGACAACGGGCAAGGGCGCGAGCCGCATCGTGTCGACGCTCAGTGGCCCGGTCAGCACGCCGCGCAGCGACGCCGGCATCATCGTGACGGAATACGGCGTCGCGGATCTACGCGGACTCACCCTCACGCAGCGACGCGAGCGCCTACTGGCAATTGCGCATCCCGACTACCGGGCCGTACTCGAACACTCCACCAGCGGAGCCGCCTGA
- a CDS encoding CoA ester lyase: protein MRSFLFVPGIRPERFAKALDSGADAVIVDLEDAVSEADKGPARQHVADAMAAFAASTTRVYLRINGFGTPWFGEDLSLLALGGLDGVVLPKAESALALEAVARATARPILPIIESALGVWQVLEVAQMPGVERLVFGSVDFELDVDCSGSGEALLYARSRIVLASRVAGLLPPVDGVTVTLDDAAQLATDASSARNLGFGGKLCIHPKQIAQVNAAFSPSEEDLAKAREVVEAFARAGGGAVSVNGRMVDLPVLLKARRQLAMMERRSTGA from the coding sequence ATGCGCTCGTTTCTATTTGTTCCCGGTATCCGGCCTGAGCGCTTCGCCAAGGCGCTCGACTCTGGCGCCGACGCGGTGATCGTGGATCTCGAAGACGCCGTTAGTGAAGCGGACAAGGGGCCGGCTCGCCAGCATGTCGCAGATGCAATGGCGGCATTCGCCGCATCGACCACGCGCGTGTATCTGCGCATCAATGGGTTTGGCACGCCATGGTTCGGTGAAGACCTCTCGTTGCTGGCGTTGGGCGGCCTCGACGGCGTCGTATTGCCGAAGGCGGAGAGCGCTTTGGCCCTCGAAGCTGTCGCTCGCGCGACCGCCAGGCCGATTCTGCCGATCATCGAATCGGCGCTTGGCGTATGGCAGGTACTCGAGGTGGCGCAGATGCCTGGCGTTGAACGGCTCGTGTTCGGCTCGGTCGATTTCGAACTCGATGTAGATTGCTCGGGTTCTGGGGAGGCGCTGCTCTATGCGCGTTCGCGGATCGTGCTCGCGTCTCGGGTGGCCGGGTTATTGCCTCCAGTGGATGGTGTGACCGTGACGCTCGATGACGCCGCTCAACTCGCGACCGATGCATCGAGTGCGAGAAATCTGGGATTCGGCGGCAAGCTTTGCATCCATCCAAAACAGATCGCCCAGGTCAATGCCGCTTTCAGCCCGAGTGAAGAGGACCTTGCGAAGGCGCGAGAAGTGGTCGAAGCGTTCGCGCGCGCAGGTGGCGGCGCGGTATCGGTGAACGGCCGGATGGTGGACCTGCCGGTTCTCCTCAAGGCGAGGCGCCAGCTGGCAATGATGGAGCGCAGGTCGACGGGCGCGTAG
- a CDS encoding nitronate monooxygenase produces the protein MNPHKNRITELLGIDYPIIQGGMRWVARAELAAAVGNAGGLGFISAHTHANADALALEIDRVRALGDKPFGVNLTLLGSNAGLDYEGYARTIIERGVPVVETAGSNPAKYIAMFKAGGVKVIHKCVAVRHALKAEALGADAVSIDGFECAGHPGEDDIPGLILIPAAADQLKIPLLASGGFADGRGLMAALALGADGINMGTRFMLTQESRVHPAIKQRLLEATERDTLLVGRTLGDSSRVIKNSVSLAAVELERARGVTSADLYALTGASRWMDAFASGDVEGGAFPAGMVTGLIHDLPTCADLITAIMRQAAEIAQRGFPFKVPAA, from the coding sequence ATGAACCCTCACAAGAATCGCATCACCGAATTGCTTGGCATCGACTACCCGATTATCCAGGGAGGCATGCGCTGGGTGGCTCGCGCGGAGCTCGCGGCCGCAGTCGGCAATGCTGGCGGGCTCGGATTCATTTCCGCTCATACGCATGCGAACGCCGACGCGCTGGCGCTAGAGATCGACCGAGTGCGCGCGCTCGGCGACAAACCGTTCGGCGTAAACCTCACGCTGCTCGGCAGTAACGCCGGGCTCGACTATGAAGGCTACGCGCGCACGATCATTGAACGGGGCGTGCCCGTCGTTGAAACGGCTGGAAGCAATCCCGCGAAATACATCGCCATGTTCAAGGCTGGCGGTGTCAAGGTAATCCACAAGTGCGTTGCCGTGCGGCATGCGCTGAAAGCCGAAGCACTAGGCGCGGACGCGGTGAGTATCGATGGATTCGAATGCGCGGGGCATCCGGGTGAAGACGATATTCCGGGGCTGATCCTGATCCCCGCCGCTGCTGACCAGCTGAAGATTCCGCTGCTCGCGTCCGGCGGGTTCGCCGATGGCCGGGGCCTGATGGCCGCGCTCGCGCTTGGCGCGGACGGCATCAACATGGGCACGCGCTTCATGCTCACGCAGGAATCACGTGTTCATCCGGCCATCAAACAGCGCCTGCTGGAAGCAACCGAGCGGGATACGTTGCTGGTTGGACGCACGCTCGGCGATTCGAGCCGCGTGATCAAAAACAGCGTCAGTCTGGCGGCAGTCGAACTGGAGCGCGCACGTGGCGTCACGTCTGCCGATCTGTATGCGCTGACCGGCGCGAGCCGCTGGATGGACGCATTCGCGAGTGGCGATGTCGAAGGCGGTGCCTTTCCGGCTGGCATGGTGACGGGCCTGATCCACGATCTGCCGACCTGCGCCGATCTGATCACGGCAATCATGCGGCAAGCAGCCGAAATTGCGCAACGCGGCTTCCCGTTCAAGGTGCCTGCCGCATGA
- a CDS encoding MaoC family dehydratase N-terminal domain-containing protein, producing MTIDLAHLQKWIGRSERVSDTLTLTPMAALAATLDHDGLPVAPGDALPPLWHWLYFLPVHRQSLIGPDGHPKRGGFLPPVELPRRMWAGSQLAFSRTLRAGDAVTRLSTIEDVTHKHGRSGDLVFVKVLHEISDAAGVAITERQDIVYRDHPAANEESPVLRLAPEGAQWTREIRPDPVLLFRYSALTLNGHRIHYDRPYATEQEGYQGLVVHGPLLATLLLDLLRRERPQEAVTAFSFRAMSPVIDTSPFFVCGRPESEEGKTVKLWIAGSDGTLRMEANAVLA from the coding sequence ATGACAATAGATCTCGCTCATTTACAGAAATGGATCGGCAGGAGCGAACGTGTTTCCGACACGCTTACGCTGACGCCAATGGCCGCGCTCGCCGCTACGCTCGACCACGACGGTTTGCCAGTCGCGCCAGGGGATGCGCTGCCACCCCTATGGCACTGGCTCTATTTTTTGCCGGTGCACCGACAGTCGCTCATAGGCCCGGACGGGCACCCGAAGCGCGGCGGTTTCCTGCCACCGGTGGAATTACCCCGTCGAATGTGGGCGGGCAGTCAGCTCGCGTTTTCGCGGACGCTGAGGGCCGGCGATGCGGTTACCCGTCTGTCGACCATCGAGGACGTTACGCACAAGCACGGCCGCAGCGGCGACCTCGTATTTGTCAAGGTGCTGCATGAGATCAGCGACGCCGCAGGCGTGGCGATTACGGAACGCCAGGACATCGTCTATCGTGATCATCCCGCTGCCAACGAGGAGTCGCCGGTACTCCGACTCGCACCGGAGGGCGCGCAGTGGACGCGCGAGATTCGTCCCGACCCGGTGCTGCTGTTTCGCTATTCAGCGCTGACATTGAATGGTCATCGCATCCATTACGACCGACCGTACGCCACGGAGCAGGAGGGCTATCAGGGCCTCGTCGTGCATGGCCCGCTGCTGGCGACGCTGTTGCTCGATCTGCTGCGCCGTGAACGGCCACAGGAGGCGGTCACGGCTTTTTCGTTTCGCGCAATGAGCCCGGTGATCGACACGAGTCCATTTTTTGTTTGCGGGCGGCCCGAAAGCGAGGAGGGTAAAACGGTCAAACTGTGGATCGCCGGCAGTGATGGCACATTGCGCATGGAGGCCAACGCTGTTCTCGCGTAG
- a CDS encoding acetyl-CoA C-acetyltransferase: MKRAAIVSPVRTPVGTFGGSLRSVPVEELGALVIREVLKRIGLDPARIDDVVFAQSYANSETPCVGRWVALQAGLPVEVPGMQLDRRCGGGLQALATAAMMVQTGAADVVLAGGVESMSNIEYYSTDMRWGARAGSVQFHDRLARGRERSQPEERFGYIPGMIETAENLANDYHISREQADEYAVRSHRRAAEAWASGRMADETVAVTVPQKKGTPLLVARDEGFREDASMESLGKLRTLIPGGTVTAGNSSQQNDAAAACLVVAEDKLEALGLEPMAWFNGWAAAGCEPSRMGIGPVPAVQKLMARTGLSIDQMDLVELNEAFACQVLAVLKGWGWNDPDRLNVNGSGISLGHPIGATGVRMMTTLLFELQRRKGRYGLAAMCIGGGQGLAALFERA, from the coding sequence ATGAAGCGAGCAGCGATCGTCTCTCCTGTACGCACCCCCGTTGGCACGTTTGGCGGCAGTCTGCGCAGCGTGCCGGTCGAAGAACTCGGCGCTCTGGTCATCAGAGAAGTCTTGAAGCGCATCGGGCTCGATCCCGCCCGCATCGACGACGTGGTTTTCGCGCAGTCGTACGCGAATAGCGAGACGCCCTGCGTCGGGCGCTGGGTCGCGTTGCAGGCGGGACTGCCAGTGGAGGTGCCCGGCATGCAACTCGATCGACGCTGCGGCGGCGGACTGCAGGCACTCGCGACAGCAGCGATGATGGTCCAGACCGGAGCCGCCGATGTCGTGCTCGCGGGCGGAGTCGAAAGCATGAGCAACATCGAGTACTACAGCACCGACATGCGGTGGGGCGCGCGCGCGGGTTCAGTGCAATTTCATGACCGGCTCGCGCGTGGCCGCGAACGCTCGCAACCCGAGGAACGCTTCGGCTATATCCCGGGCATGATCGAAACGGCCGAAAACCTCGCGAACGACTATCACATCAGCCGCGAACAGGCGGACGAGTATGCGGTGCGCAGCCATCGACGGGCGGCCGAAGCGTGGGCGTCGGGCCGCATGGCGGACGAAACGGTGGCCGTCACTGTGCCGCAGAAAAAAGGCACACCACTGCTCGTTGCCAGAGACGAAGGCTTCCGCGAGGACGCCAGCATGGAGAGCCTCGGCAAGCTGCGCACGTTGATCCCGGGTGGCACCGTCACGGCAGGCAATTCCAGCCAGCAGAACGATGCGGCAGCCGCCTGCCTTGTGGTCGCCGAGGACAAGCTCGAAGCACTCGGTCTGGAGCCGATGGCCTGGTTCAACGGTTGGGCCGCAGCGGGTTGCGAGCCTTCGCGCATGGGCATCGGCCCGGTACCCGCCGTACAGAAACTGATGGCGCGCACCGGGCTGTCGATCGATCAGATGGATCTTGTCGAACTGAACGAAGCCTTCGCGTGCCAGGTGCTGGCCGTGCTCAAAGGATGGGGATGGAACGATCCGGACCGTCTGAACGTCAACGGCTCGGGCATCTCACTGGGCCATCCTATCGGCGCAACGGGTGTACGCATGATGACCACCCTGCTCTTCGAACTGCAACGTCGCAAGGGCCGCTATGGTCTCGCGGCAATGTGCATCGGTGGCGGCCAGGGTCTCGCCGCGCTATTCGAGCGGGCTTGA
- a CDS encoding enoyl-CoA hydratase produces MAYETIIVETRGKTGLIKLNRPQAYNALNNLLMDELTAALDGFEADEAIGAIVLTGNEKAFAAGADIKMMGEWTYMDVFKRQFITSNWERTARCRKPVIAAVAGLALGGGCELAMMCDFILAADNARFALPEITLATIPGAGGTQRLTRALGKSKAMEMILTGRRMDAIEAERCGLVSRIVPVDALVDQALKTADAIAGFSQPVVAIAKECVNRAYESSLAEGILFERRMAYATFATEDRKEGMAAFAEKRQPVFRNC; encoded by the coding sequence ATGGCCTACGAAACGATCATCGTCGAAACGCGCGGCAAAACGGGGCTCATCAAGCTTAACCGACCGCAGGCATACAACGCGCTGAACAACCTCTTGATGGACGAGTTGACTGCCGCGCTCGATGGTTTCGAAGCCGACGAGGCGATTGGTGCAATCGTGCTGACAGGCAATGAGAAAGCATTTGCTGCCGGTGCCGACATTAAGATGATGGGCGAATGGACTTACATGGACGTGTTCAAGAGACAGTTCATCACCTCCAACTGGGAACGCACGGCGCGTTGCCGCAAGCCGGTGATCGCCGCGGTGGCCGGCCTCGCGCTGGGTGGCGGTTGCGAGCTGGCCATGATGTGCGACTTCATTCTCGCTGCCGACAACGCCCGCTTCGCATTACCCGAAATCACGCTCGCGACCATTCCGGGCGCTGGGGGCACACAACGTCTCACCCGGGCACTCGGCAAATCGAAGGCGATGGAAATGATCCTCACGGGTCGCAGGATGGATGCCATCGAAGCCGAACGCTGCGGCCTCGTCAGCCGCATCGTGCCTGTCGACGCATTGGTGGACCAAGCGCTGAAAACGGCGGACGCCATCGCCGGATTCTCGCAACCCGTCGTTGCGATCGCGAAGGAATGTGTCAATCGCGCGTACGAGTCCAGTCTCGCCGAAGGCATCCTGTTCGAGCGACGCATGGCCTACGCAACCTTCGCAACGGAAGACCGCAAGGAAGGTATGGCCGCGTTCGCGGAAAAGCGTCAGCCCGTGTTTCGCAATTGTTGA
- a CDS encoding SDR family NAD(P)-dependent oxidoreductase, whose translation MSDIVKDKVVVVTGAGAGIGRDFALQFAAAGAKVVVNDLGRHAESGEFAAHRVVAEIKEAGGEAVASTDSVAEWDSAQKIVQAALDTFGRIDCVVNNAGIVRDRMFFNMSPEEWKAVVDVHLNGSFFVARAAAPHFKAQNGGSYVHMTSTSGLIGNIGQANYSAAKMGVVGLSKSIALDMAKFNVRSNCIAPWAWTAMTASIPSDTPEQKARVEIMKKMESRKVAPLAVYLASDRAAKVSGQIFGVRANEIYFFNQIRMVRSLHRDGGWTPESIADQVMPAFESSFFPNVPSLTLTPWDPV comes from the coding sequence GTGAGCGATATCGTGAAGGACAAGGTTGTGGTCGTAACGGGAGCGGGGGCCGGCATCGGCCGCGATTTCGCACTCCAGTTTGCGGCGGCTGGCGCGAAGGTCGTGGTCAACGATCTGGGCCGCCATGCGGAGAGCGGTGAGTTCGCGGCCCATCGTGTCGTGGCGGAAATCAAGGAAGCAGGCGGCGAGGCAGTAGCCAGTACAGATAGCGTCGCCGAATGGGATTCGGCGCAGAAGATCGTGCAGGCCGCGCTGGACACCTTCGGGCGGATCGATTGCGTCGTGAACAACGCGGGCATCGTGCGCGACCGGATGTTCTTCAATATGAGCCCGGAAGAATGGAAGGCCGTCGTCGACGTGCATCTGAACGGTTCGTTTTTTGTGGCCCGGGCCGCCGCGCCGCACTTCAAGGCGCAAAACGGCGGCAGTTACGTCCACATGACATCCACCTCCGGTCTGATCGGCAATATCGGCCAGGCCAACTACTCGGCCGCCAAGATGGGCGTCGTGGGACTGTCGAAGTCGATTGCGCTCGACATGGCGAAATTCAACGTGCGCTCGAACTGTATTGCGCCGTGGGCATGGACCGCGATGACTGCATCGATTCCGTCTGATACGCCGGAGCAAAAGGCCCGCGTCGAGATCATGAAGAAGATGGAATCCCGCAAGGTCGCCCCGCTCGCGGTCTATCTGGCATCGGACCGCGCTGCCAAGGTATCCGGGCAGATCTTCGGCGTGCGCGCGAACGAAATCTATTTTTTCAACCAGATCCGCATGGTCCGCTCGTTGCACCGCGACGGCGGCTGGACGCCGGAATCGATCGCCGATCAGGTCATGCCCGCGTTCGAGTCCAGCTTCTTCCCGAACGTACCGTCGCTCACCCTTACGCCCTGGGACCCGGTTTAA
- a CDS encoding enoyl-CoA hydratase/isomerase family protein, whose amino-acid sequence MASISAEPVRYVRAGDVATITIDYPPVNALNVVVRAGLIQAFERARADGHAKAVILTGHGNGFCAGGDIREFGTPAAAAPPGLSMHIHPLIESMNKPVIAAIHGMAVGGGLETALVCHYRVVEADARIGLPEVGLATIPLSGTQRMPRAVGLRRAIDMILSARIERAASFAGTVLFDRIVEPGQALNSARRVAHALVEHNDLSLPLIRNLTVSRSHATQVLATARAGLAANGGNTHARAQALEAIAASVECIDFEAGMQSARAIFDALMTSDEVRIQRERFFNQGSNGPPSGPD is encoded by the coding sequence GTGGCCAGTATTAGTGCTGAGCCGGTACGCTATGTTCGCGCCGGCGATGTCGCAACTATCACGATTGACTACCCGCCAGTCAATGCGTTGAACGTCGTGGTGCGAGCCGGTTTGATACAAGCCTTCGAGCGGGCTCGAGCAGACGGGCACGCGAAGGCGGTCATTCTGACCGGGCACGGCAACGGCTTTTGCGCGGGCGGAGATATCCGCGAATTTGGAACGCCCGCGGCTGCCGCACCGCCCGGACTGTCGATGCACATTCATCCGCTGATCGAGTCAATGAACAAGCCTGTCATCGCCGCCATTCATGGCATGGCGGTGGGTGGTGGCCTGGAAACCGCGCTGGTGTGCCACTATCGCGTCGTCGAAGCCGATGCGCGGATCGGGCTGCCGGAAGTCGGGCTCGCCACCATTCCGTTGTCGGGCACGCAACGCATGCCGCGCGCGGTCGGCCTCCGGCGGGCCATCGACATGATCCTCTCGGCGCGGATAGAACGGGCAGCGTCGTTTGCCGGGACCGTTTTGTTTGATCGTATCGTCGAGCCTGGTCAGGCTCTGAATTCCGCCAGGCGGGTGGCGCACGCACTGGTTGAGCATAACGACCTGTCGCTGCCTTTGATCCGGAATCTCACGGTATCCAGAAGTCACGCTACACAGGTTCTCGCGACGGCGCGCGCGGGACTCGCGGCAAATGGGGGGAATACTCACGCGCGCGCGCAGGCGCTGGAGGCGATCGCCGCTTCGGTCGAATGTATCGACTTCGAAGCGGGCATGCAAAGCGCGCGAGCCATTTTCGATGCTTTGATGACCTCCGACGAAGTGCGTATTCAGCGCGAGCGCTTTTTCAATCAAGGATCAAACGGACCGCCGTCGGGGCCGGATTGA